A region from the Desulfovibrio sp. Huiquan2017 genome encodes:
- a CDS encoding Flp family type IVb pilin, translating into MNKLMNLIRDEEGATAIEYGLIAALIAAGIVTATTALGDEVEKTFNFIATKMAGAAVDAPTDDTL; encoded by the coding sequence ATGAACAAGCTGATGAACCTTATCCGTGACGAAGAAGGCGCAACCGCCATCGAGTACGGCCTGATTGCCGCTCTGATCGCCGCCGGTATCGTGACCGCGACCACCGCTCTCGGCGACGAGGTCGAGAAGACCTTCAACTTTATCGCCACCAAGATGGCCGGCGCCGCTGTGGACGCCCCCACCGATGATACTCTCTAA